In Rhipicephalus sanguineus isolate Rsan-2018 chromosome 1, BIME_Rsan_1.4, whole genome shotgun sequence, the DNA window cgatcagacaacctccgaaggggggtccgccgcagttgctggccgcgcccacgccggtactggaggaccgtggccctccgcccgttcgcaggcctcctggactgccgacagctggactaagagctcgcggcttttaagagccctctcccagtcctgttctgtgctgaactttgcgctaaataACGCCGGGCATTGCCAGAGCCTGTGAGCAAGTGTGCAGTTTTCCGCCCCATAGCTAGGGCATCCTGGGTTtttgccttcagcaaagtgactaaacgtgcttcgagacgggaaggaacctgcctgcagcatctgTAGAGCCGACGACTGCGGCAtatagtaagcttggaatgcgggagggggtgtCTCCGCCTTGACAGTTGACAGTGAGACGTAACTTCGTGGAAGGTGCCAAGAGGACCCCTGAAGCGCTCCGGGAACCCGCCTCCGGACCGTCACCCGGActgccgcggcacgtgatttctcgcgcaggGTTATTGGCAAGTTTGTTGACGTTAGGAACTGTTAGATGAAGCCCTgggcccatgtgggccgggaaccaggcaATTGTGTAAAAGCCTACTTCACCCCTCGAACcgagaatagcggcagcctctctcgAGACTACCCCCGAAGCAAACGCCCGGACGGCAGCCCTGGAGTCAGTGAATATCTCAGGAGGCGAAGGGTCCTTCATCGCTGGAACTATCCCTACCAGCTCTTGACCAGAGGCAGACACTttcctaacggaagctgagttgAGTACGGTACCGCGAcatcaacaaccacggccgcaaagctgtgggagcggccatactgcgccgcatgGACGAAAGCCAACTTTCCCGGGAATTTagctacgaagtcaagcagagacttggcccgtgcccTACGCCGGCCAAGTTTTTCCAAGCAAATCAGTGGTAGGCAGGCAGCGATGAAATAAGCtgggagatagatagatagatagatagatagatagatagatagatagatagatagatagatagatagatagatagatagatagatagatagatagatagatagataatgataatatctggggtttaacgtcccaaaaccacgatttgattatgagagacgccgtagtggagggctccggaaatttcgaccacctggggttctttaacgtgcacctaaatctaagtacacgggcctcaaacattttcgcctccatcgaaaatgcagccgccgcggccgggattcgatcccgcgaccttcgggtcagcagtcgagcgccataaccactagaccaccgtggcggggcaatagatagatagatagatagatagatagatagatagatagatagatagatagatagatagatagatagatagatagatagatagatagatagatagatagatagatagatagatagatagatagatagatagatagatagatagcactgCGAGTAAGGGCATCTGTAATGATACTACAAAGCCATGACAAAAAGCGACAAGCACATCCCAATGGTTATAATCAAGAGCCCAGGCCAGACGAGAAAATAGTGGACCAACACTTCAATACAACAGTTCTAAGCGGCACTTCCGGAACACTTTCTGCTCATCTAACACAGCGCCGATCTGAGTAAAATTAGTTATCGATAAATTAAACTTTCTGAAAAATATGGGCATACGGCGTAATCACTATTCCCGGCCTATCGAAATCAATATTAAGCGAGGGAATTCAGTAACATACCGGAGTATTCCTAACCGCCATTATTCGTGCGACGTTCAGGTTCGGCTTCGGGAAATGCATAAGCCTGTATGTCCAATTGTGCGGGATTAATAAACTAGCGCTTCTTTGTGTTCAAGCTACATGCAAAGTCTCAGCTTCTCTTCCTCATCTTTCACTAGCCTTTCATAGCAAAGTGTAGCCAATCGGTCTGAACCTCAACCTCCCTTCGTTTTCCTCACGACTCATCTATCCATCGGGAAttccaaaaattattttcttccttaaaacaaaaattgtaatgatagaACTTGCCACATAAAAATAACCATTTGTTTCCATTCATTTGAAGTATAaaactgatttttaattggagcacaacatggtgtaaattgcgtctcaggGTGGACCAAAATGACGActttctcaaatttgtgatttttgtGGTGAAATTTAGAAGCAtgagtggtctgaaaatatttttaacgtaAGCTATACCTTCTGTACAGTAAGTATTCCTTACTGAGATATACACACCAAGCGCTACATTATaagggaaaaaaaatgcaaacatcgAACATTTTGAAGAAATTTATGGAGGCGTATGTGGCAGAAAaattattgagcttcgaacactTTACAAaaacgcctttgcttaatatataaaccaaacttggtattgaaacaaaaaacggtactctcagaataattttccTGACAAACCACACTCAGACGACATCCTGCGAATTCCGAAGGCTCCCACGGGACCAAAAATTTTTTCcctattctagcaattcactgttttcaatgcactaAATGAGCACAATTTTTTCGAGTACATTTGAGAGGGCCGCCGGAATGGCTGGgatgtttggcgtggaatgagctataccgttttttatttttatttgaaacGTGGAGAGTCGGCTAAAATCATAGGGTTATTTTGGCTGCTATCGAGAATCTTATTAGTGCTTTATTATTAGTTCGCTGTCATTACCACATGCTTGTTTCCTTCCATTTCCGCATTTGTTGCTTTCCATCTTCTCTCCTTCTTATCCAGGTTTATCTTCTTTTTCCCGGAAGCAGAAAATAAATTCTATATTCGTTATTTTACCACCTATAGAACTATAGAATTTTCTTCAAACTTCGTCTCACAATAGCTAGTGAGAAAAGaagtagaaaaagaagaagctCGTCGTTCGAACGGGGCGGTTTTTACCTCGTGCTCTGCTCTGTAATCGAGTGTCCCGGTGAAAATCGGCCATCATCGTCAGCGGCTAATGTCGCTTCAAAAGCAAACCACCGGCAAGTACTGACGGAGTCTCCAGCGTCGTCTGTTACGGACAGCACACCAGCAGCAGCAGGCGGCGACGGCGATGTCTGACGTGAGCTCCGATCCCGGCATGGCGGGTCCATCGTTGAGCCGAGACATGCAGCACTGCCAACAGCGGCAGCCGCTCATTCCGCCGCCTCGAAACGCCTTCATGCAGTTCGCTCAGGAGAAGAGGCGATCGCTGGCCGCCGAGAAGGTGAATGAAGCCAACCAGCCAATGTGCTGGCTGTGGCGTTCCCTCAGCGTCGCCGCCAAGAAATCCTACCATCGCAAAGCGGCTGAAGTTGCTGCCGTCCACCGAAGGAGATACCCCGACTACGTCCATCGCGGGGCCCGCCAGCGCAAGATGCACGAGCACGAGCAAGAGGGGCATCTCTGGAGGAAAGCACTGCAGCTGAATTTTCGCGGCCGCTTTGCAGGGTCGCGACATCT includes these proteins:
- the LOC119382694 gene encoding transcription factor SOX-3-like — encoded protein: MSDVSSDPGMAGPSLSRDMQHCQQRQPLIPPPRNAFMQFAQEKRRSLAAEKVNEANQPMCWLWRSLSVAAKKSYHRKAAEVAAVHRRRYPDYVHRGARQRKMHEHEQEGHLWRKALQLNFRGRFAGSRHLGVAGAICRHFHCRCSTNGVQTVLRTVEHRALEVKHRSLRR